In Tissierellales bacterium, the following are encoded in one genomic region:
- a CDS encoding bifunctional enoyl-CoA hydratase/phosphate acetyltransferase has protein sequence MKTLQELKKSVQDKAKMKLAVAASQDEEVLRAVIEAAEEGIVEPVLVGNIQKTEEIAKELGLDLSAYEKIQSDDLKETAQKAVQLVSSGKADFLMKGLIDTSILLREVLNKEYGLRTDSLLSHVMVYEVPTYHKLLFLTDGGMNIAPNAEQKVKIVENAIEACEALGQEQIKVALLAAKEKVSDKMQATVDAKEVEEVFAKQNRSGVVVEGPLALDLAISTEAAKVKGFESEVAGDADILVVPSIEMGNGIGKALTYFANAKSAGVIMGTKAPVVLVSRADTHEAKLNSIALGSLIANK, from the coding sequence ATGAAAACCTTACAAGAATTGAAAAAGAGTGTGCAAGATAAAGCAAAAATGAAACTTGCGGTGGCTGCATCGCAGGATGAAGAAGTACTTAGAGCAGTTATAGAAGCGGCAGAAGAGGGAATTGTTGAACCTGTTTTAGTTGGAAACATCCAGAAAACAGAAGAAATTGCAAAAGAGTTAGGACTAGATTTATCAGCGTATGAAAAAATACAAAGCGATGATTTGAAGGAAACAGCTCAAAAAGCTGTCCAATTAGTTAGCTCTGGTAAAGCAGATTTTTTAATGAAGGGTTTGATAGATACATCAATACTGCTAAGAGAAGTTTTAAACAAAGAGTATGGACTTAGAACAGATAGCCTACTAAGTCATGTAATGGTATATGAAGTACCTACTTATCATAAATTATTATTCCTAACTGATGGAGGGATGAATATAGCACCAAATGCAGAGCAAAAGGTTAAAATTGTTGAAAATGCAATAGAAGCATGCGAAGCATTAGGTCAAGAACAAATAAAAGTTGCACTTCTTGCGGCTAAAGAAAAAGTAAGTGACAAGATGCAGGCAACAGTTGATGCAAAAGAAGTAGAAGAAGTATTTGCTAAACAAAATAGAAGTGGAGTAGTTGTAGAGGGTCCACTTGCACTTGATTTAGCAATTTCTACTGAAGCAGCTAAGGTCAAAGGTTTTGAAAGTGAAGTAGCTGGAGATGCTGACATATTAGTTGTGCCTTCAATTGAGATGGGAAATGGAATTGGAAAAGCACTTACTTATTTTGCAAATGCAAAATCAGCTGGTGTAATAATGGGAACTAAAGCACCTGTTGTACTTGTATCTAGAGCTGATACACATGAAGCAAAATTAAATTCTATAGCACTAGGTAGTTTGATAGCTAACAAATAA